In Plasmodium chabaudi chabaudi strain AS genome assembly, chromosome: 10, a single genomic region encodes these proteins:
- a CDS encoding fam-a protein: MNKTCVKVALALLSLAGYMQNVIFAIEPVANDCTNNSPICHMPLSLYEQYKDEVYDDVDEGLAAVYYAHDAKNLLLKLSEAGVHDYSINYTENGHKIYNKKIGNMDIGRLDFIIPSASKYSTVLRQYWDFKYDKNTDEKIIKGKVVRLYCKNTALFEKHNPDPNNTPLKKIYTLGSRIYLREMTVIVCPSRTLNYDGEVNKEIELKEVYGNQKSIETDIDPEEALNKLADNLSGFVIKHGDDDQVHVTYINAIYDTGNSTEFVHNKRERDLAYTNILNLAQHILSNE; the protein is encoded by the exons atgaataaaacaTGTGTTAAGGTTGCTTTGGCACTTTTAAGTCTAGCAGGATATATGCAAAATGTAATATTTGCAATCGAACCTGTTGCAAATGATTGTACGAACAACTCCCCAATCTGCCATATGCCATTATCATt ATATGAGCAATACAAAGATGAGGTATATGACGACGTTGATGAAGGTTTAGCAGCAGTATATTATGCACACGATGCTAAAAATCTTTTACTAAAACTTTCTGAGGCTGGTGTACACGATTACTCGATCAATTATACAGAAAATGgacacaaaatatataataagaaaATTGGAAATATGGATATTGGAAGACTTGATTTTATCATCCCATCTGCCTCTAAG tACTCTACTGTATTAAGGCAATACTGGGATTTCAAATATGACAAAAATAcagatgaaaaaattattaagg GAAAAGTTGTTCGTTTATACTGCAAAAATACGGCCTTATTTGAAAAGCATAACCCAGATCCTAATAATACACCactcaaaaaaatatatactttagGCTCAAGAATTTAT ctACGAGAAATGACTGTAATCGTATGTCCTTCAAGAACTCTAAATTATGACGGTGAGGTCAATAAAGAAATTGAATTGAAAGAAGTTTACGGAAATCAAAAATCAATCGAAACTGATATTGATCCTGAGGAAGCATTAAACAAATTGGCTGATAATCTATCCGGATTTGTAATTAAACACGGCGATGATGATCAAGTTCATGTTACTTATATCAACGCT ATCTATGATACTGGCAATTCTACCGAGTTTGTCCACAATAAAAGAGAGAGAGATCTtgcatatacaaatatcCTAAACTTAGCacaacatattttatctaATGAATAA